Within the Arthrobacter sp. UKPF54-2 genome, the region TCCGATCGTGTCCGTGCCCTGCGTGACGCCGCTGTTGGCCACGGCCCCGGTGGTGGCGGTGGTGGAGATATCCATCCCGGGAAGGATCCAGCTGGCGATCCAAAGGGCCAGTGCATTAACGATGACCCGCACGAAGAGTGAGCGCATGGCCCCATGCTGTCACATCCCCGGGCCTCCCGGCAGGAGGTCGAAGTAGGCTAGGTGGCATGACTTCATCAGAGAACCAGGCCGGCGGGATCCGCCCGCGGCCGGTGGTAGACCTCCTTCCCCGTTACGCGGCCGGCAAGCCCCCGGTCCCGGTCGAGGGGCTCGTGAGCTATAAGCTGTCCTCCAACGAGAACCCCCTGCCCCCGATTCCTGCAGTGCAGCAGGCCATTGCGGCGCAGACCGACTTCAACCGCTATCCGGACCCGCTCAGCAGCAAACTGCGAGGCGAGCTGGCCGGCTTCCTGGACGTCCCGGCCGAGGACATCGTTACCGGCGCGGGCAGCCTCGGGGCCCTCAACCAGCTGCTGGCCACCTTCGCCGGCCAGAACGATGACGGCAAGGCCGACGAGGTCATCTACGCGTGGCGGTCCTTCGAGGCCTACCCCATCAGCGTGGGCCTCGCCGGCGCGCAGAGCGTGCAGATTCCCCTGACGGCGGAGGGCCGGCACGACCTGGACGCCATGGCTGCCGCGGTGACGGCGCGCACCCGGATGATCCTGCTCTGCACCCCGAACAACCCCACCGGCCCCATCCTCACCACGGAGGAGACCGAGCGGTTCCTCCAGACAGTGCCCTCGGACATTGTGGTGGTCATCGACGAGGCCTACCAGGAGTTTGTCCGGGCCCAGGACGCCGTGGACGGCATCGAGATGTACCGCAAGTACCCCAACGTGGTGGTGCTGCGGACCTTCTCCAAGGCGCACGGCCTGGCCGGGCTGCGCGTGGGCTACAGCGTCTCCCAGCCGGAGCTCACCCAGCACCTGCGGGTCACCGCCACACCGTTCGCAGTTTCCCAGATCGCCGAGGCGGCGGCGGTGACCTCGCTCCAGCACTTCGGCGAGGTTGTAGAAAGGGTACAAAGCCTAGTCGACGAACGGGACCGCGTGACGGCCGGACTGCGCGACCTTGGGTGGTTCGTACCTGACGCCCAGGGCAACTTCGTCTGGTTGAATCTGGGCAGCAACAGCGCGGAATTCGCCGCACTGGCAGGAGAGCGGGCCCTCTCCGTCCGGGCCTTCGGCAACGAGGGCGTGCGCGTGAGCATCGGTGAACCCGAGGCCAACACCCGGTTCCTCGAATTGTGTGCGATCTATACAAAACCCCCGCAGCGTTCCTAGCGCTTAACATGAAGCCCGCCGGGAACCCGCTGCCGATAAAGTAGGGGACGAGTTAGCCAAATATATGCCGGACCAGGAATGTATTCCTTGCCCCGTATATATCCCAACGATTGCGGCGCATTCGGATGCGGCAGGCAAGGAGACGGTATGGGCGCCACACATCTGCCCTCTACCGAGTTCGACGGAACCGGCGTGGACGACCAGCGGGAGGCGCAGGCCGAAGCCGTGTTGGGCGATCCCGCGGTCCCCATGGTCCAGCTGCTGAGCCCGGACGGAACCCTGGGCACCGATCCGGTGTTCTCCGAATACGCGGCCCGGCTGGACGCCGAAAAGCTCCGCGGGTTCTATGCCGACATGGCGAAAATCCGCCGCTTTGACGTCGAGGCCACGGCCCTGCAGCGGCAAGGCCAGCTGGCGCTGTGGGTCCCGCTGACCGGCCAGGAAGCGGCGCAGATCGGCTCCGGCCGGGCGAGCCAGCCGCAGGACTACATTTTCCCCACTTACCGGGAACACGGCGTCGCGCTCACCCGCAACGTGGACCTGGCCGAACTGCTGCGCCAGTTCCGCGGCGTATCCAACGGCGGCTGGAATCCCAAGGAGACCAACTTCCACCTGTACACCCTGGTCCTGGCCGCCCAGACCCCG harbors:
- a CDS encoding histidinol-phosphate transaminase — translated: MTSSENQAGGIRPRPVVDLLPRYAAGKPPVPVEGLVSYKLSSNENPLPPIPAVQQAIAAQTDFNRYPDPLSSKLRGELAGFLDVPAEDIVTGAGSLGALNQLLATFAGQNDDGKADEVIYAWRSFEAYPISVGLAGAQSVQIPLTAEGRHDLDAMAAAVTARTRMILLCTPNNPTGPILTTEETERFLQTVPSDIVVVIDEAYQEFVRAQDAVDGIEMYRKYPNVVVLRTFSKAHGLAGLRVGYSVSQPELTQHLRVTATPFAVSQIAEAAAVTSLQHFGEVVERVQSLVDERDRVTAGLRDLGWFVPDAQGNFVWLNLGSNSAEFAALAGERALSVRAFGNEGVRVSIGEPEANTRFLELCAIYTKPPQRS